The genome window AGAGGAAGAGGAGGAAAGGTAACTACAGCATCAGAAAAAGCATCAGTTTTTTATATCAATAAAAGTAAACATGATTATGAATTTGCAAATTCTTATGAAATTGAGCAAATTGGTATTGCCTATTGGAGTTACTATACTGCATATAAGAGTTTATCCATTTATATTCAAAATGAAAATAGGGTAAGAGAAGTGTTAAATATGACTATTGAGCTTGTAAAAGCTGATAAAAAACCACAAAGTGATTTAGATCAGGTTAATGCCGATTTAAGTAATCAAGAAAGGCTAACCGCTCTTGCAAAACAAGATCTATTTAATGCAAGATTAAATTTAGGACGAGTTATTGGTCTAAGCGATGACGAAAGTCAAAGATTGGATACCCCTATTAATGACTTTCCAACTATTTCAGAATCTGGATATTATAGTGATATTGATAAAAATGCACTTATTAAAATTGCTAAGAATAATAGAGGTGACGTAAAGGCAATTGGAGAAGAATATAAAGCAATAGAGCTTCAATACCTATTAGCAGCAAACAATCTAGAGCCTCAATTAAATTTAGTAGCATTTGCTTTTTATGGAAGTGCAAGCATTGGGAATGGTCTTGATAAATCTTGGTCTTCTCTTACTAACAATCAAGGTCAGGATATTGGAGCTGGAGCTAAACTAATATTCTCTTTTCCACTCAATAACAATCTGGCAAAAGGGAATTATTCAAGAAGTAAAATCGCTTTACAAAATCAATCCACAATAAATGAAAACACTAATAGAAATATTGAATTGAATATTGATTTAGCAGTTAATAATTTGATTAATAGCGTTTTGGTTCTTATAAAATCAAAGGAAGCTTTTGATTTTTCTCAAAATGCTTTTAATAATGAACAGATAAAGTTTCAATCAGGTTTAACTACTCTCTTAAATTTAATGATATTTCAAGAAAGGCTTACTTCTTCAGAATTACAGAATTTAAACGCACAGCAGCAGTTTTCAAATGCAATCATAATTCTTAGACATGAAACAGGAACTCTTATTTATAAAGAAGATCTTGGGTTTAAGATTACTCAAAATGCATTTTATACTATTCCTAATACGGAAAATTAAAAACATATAAAATTATGTCAGCACCTTTTTTTAGAAAATCGGCATTAGAGAAACTTTCTACTCCAGAAAAACTAGATCAATTGATTAAGGTTACTGGCACAAAAGCCTGGATAGCTCTAATTACAATTGCGGTCGCAATTTTTACAGCATTAATATGGTCATTTATGGGTACCGTAAAAACAAAATTAGATGTAGTTGGGGTTGTATTAGGTGGTGACGTTCATGAGGTAGTAGCTACTGCACAAGGACAATTAGTGGAGTTAAAAGCAGCTATCGGTAATAAAGTCAAAAAAGGAGATATTATAGCTACAATACGACAACCGGAACTATTTCAGCAAATAGAAGATGCAAAAGTGATATTGTCAGACAGAAAATTTGAAATGGAAAAGTTATTGTCTTACGGAAATCAAGGTGCTCAATTACAAGGTAAAATAATTATTCAGTCACGCATAAGTGTTACAGGCGAAATCGAATCAGAAAAAAAGAAGATCGTATTTCTGAATAATCAATTGGAATCAGAGAATGTACTACTTGAAAAAAGTTTAATAACTAAATCGCAAGTTGCAAATACAAAACAGCAGATTGAGGCTTCAAAAAACACAATCGAAAGATTAAAAGGACAAATCGCAGAAACATCCCGTCAACAAAATGATTTGATATTTGATATACAGCAGAAAGTTACATTACAAAGACAGAGAATTGCAGAAGCTGAAAGAAATCTTCAGTTTTTAACTGAAAAATATGACAATCAAAGAAATGTGAAAAGTCCTTATGATGGAGAAGTAGTTGAAGTTTTAACCGATGCTGGAATTGTAGTATCAGCTGGATCTCCATTATTTAAACTTAAGAATACATTTAACACAAAACAGTCACAGCTAAGAGGAATTCTATATATTCCTTCAAAAGATGGAAAAAAAATTAAAAAAGGAATGGAAGCTTTAATTGTTCCTTCGACTGTGCAGCCTGAAGAATATGGTTTTATAAAAGGGAAAGTAACTTATGTGTCTGATTTTCCGATAACCCAGCAAGGAATGCTAACCTCTGTTAAAAATGATCAGCTTACAAAGCAGCTTTTAGTAGGTGGCCCTTTGTTTGAAGTTTATGTCGATTTTGAAAAGGACCCTGTATCGTATAGTGGTTATAAATGGACTTCTGCTAAAGGACCCGATATTTTTCTGAAAGAAGGGACATCATGTTTGGGTAAAATTACTATCAAACGTGAGCCTCCTGTAACACTAGTTGTTCCTGCATTTAAGAAATTTTTTGACCTATATTGATCTATCAAAATGGAAAATAACACAAACTTACTTATAAAAAAACAACCTAAACGTGTTAAAGTGCCGACTGTTCTACAGATGGAAAGCGTTGAATGTGGGGCGGCGGCTTTAAGTATTATTTTAGGACATTTTGGCAAGTTTGTTCCATTAGAAAAATTGAGAATAGCTTGTGGAGTATCACGAGATGGATTGAAGGCTACTAATATCATAAAAGCAGCTAAAGAGTTTGGATTAGAAGCAAAAGGATATGCTAAATCTATTGAAAAGCTAATGCAATTAGAAACTCCATCGATTATCTTTTGGAATTTTAACCATTTTTTAGTTCTAGAGGGTTTTACAAAAAACAGAGTCTACCTTAGTGACCCAGCTCAAGGTAGGTATTACGTAAATCATAAAGAATTTGATGATTCTTATACAGGTGTGGTTTTAACCTTTTGTCCTTCAAAAGAATTTGAAAAAGGAAATGATAAAAAAGGATTAATAGCATCTTTAATTTCAAGAATTACCAATTCAAAATTAAGTATTATCTACATCGTTATAGCAAGCTTGTTTTTAGTAATTCCTGGTTTAGTAATTCCTTCATTCCTTAAAATATTTATAGATAAATATTTAATTAATCATTTTTCAGGTTTTGTAATGCCTCTTTTACTGATTATGGGTGCACTTCTAATTGTTAATGCTTGTTTAGTTTATCTCCAGCAATACTTTTTACTTAAATTAGAAACAAAACTTGCATTGGTAACTTCTAGTAAATTTCTTTGGCATGTTTTTCATTTACCAATTGCTTTTTTTACTCAAAGATACAGTGGCGAAATAGGTAATCGAGTCTCATTAAATGATAAAGTAGCAAAACTTTTAAGTGGGGATTTAGCAAACGCTGCATTAAATGTTATTGTTGTGTTTTTTTATGCAATTTTAATGTTCTCCTATGATGTTACCCTGACAGTAATTGGTGTTTTTATGGCAACATTAAATGTTGCTGCCATAAGATATGTTTCAACAGCTAGAAAAGATGGAAGTCGAAGATTAAGCAATGAAACTGGAAAGTTGTTAGGTACTACTACCTCGGGAATTAGTATGATTGAAACATTAAAATCCTCTGGTAGAGAAAATGATTTTTTCACGAATTGGATAGGATATTTAGCTAAAGTAATGAATGCTCAACAAGAATTTGGATGGTTAACCATAAGACTTAATATACTGCCAAATCTAATTTCATCTTTAACAAATACTTTAATATTAGGAATAGGTGCATTAAGGATAATGGAAGGAGAAATGACTTTAGGCGCTTTAGTTGCCTTTACTTATTTAATGAATAATTTTATTACACCAGTAAACCAGCTTGTATCAGTGGCATCCATGCTACACGAAACAGAAAGTGATATGGCACGCATTGATGATGTAATGAATTATGAAATTGATAAACAATTTATTGATAAAGAAGATGAAAATATCCAAAAGGCAAATAGTGAATTTATTAATAACAAATTGATTGGATACTTCGAAATGAAGAATGTGACTTTTGGATATAGTCGCACCATGCCTGCATTAATAGAAAACTTTAATTTAAAATTAAGACCTGGAAGCAGAGTCGCTTTAGTTGGAGGTTCCGGTAGCGGAAAGTCAACCGTTGCAAGAATAGCTTCGGGACTTTATGATCCATGGGAAGGAGATATCTTATTTGATAATAAAAATAGAAGAGATATACCTAGACATATCATTACAGAATCATTAGCGGTAATAGATCAGGAAGTCTTAGTGTTTAATGGTACGATTAAAGAAAATATTTCTTTTTGGGACACCATGATTCCCCAAAAAAACATTATAAATTCAGCAAGAGATGCTGATATTCATGATGTTATTGCTGCTAGAAATGATGGATATGATAGTGAAGTATTAGAAGGCGGTTCGAATTTTAGCGGAGGACAGCGCCAGCGAATTGAAATTGCAAGAGCTTTAGTTTGTGACCCAACAATTTTAATTATGGATGAAGCTACTAGTGCATTAGATTCTGCCACAGAAAAAATTGTGATGGATAATATTAAGAAAAGAGGATGTACTTGTTTAATTGTTGCCCATAGACTAAGCACAATAATGGACTGTGATGAGATAATTGT of Flavobacterium marginilacus contains these proteins:
- a CDS encoding TolC family protein; protein product: MTTSNILYCQSKIKCDLIEVSSIAFNKNPTIKSANYSIQNAEANFQLQKSIFDFNLNSEIAYKNDKYNLFDADSRNKYVDKALKNNSFDVSTGLQKTLRSGQIVNVSLNYNYNNSNYPYNSFAEYVGAFYGNHSSNVNLTLTQPLLRGRGGKVTTASEKASVFYINKSKHDYEFANSYEIEQIGIAYWSYYTAYKSLSIYIQNENRVREVLNMTIELVKADKKPQSDLDQVNADLSNQERLTALAKQDLFNARLNLGRVIGLSDDESQRLDTPINDFPTISESGYYSDIDKNALIKIAKNNRGDVKAIGEEYKAIELQYLLAANNLEPQLNLVAFAFYGSASIGNGLDKSWSSLTNNQGQDIGAGAKLIFSFPLNNNLAKGNYSRSKIALQNQSTINENTNRNIELNIDLAVNNLINSVLVLIKSKEAFDFSQNAFNNEQIKFQSGLTTLLNLMIFQERLTSSELQNLNAQQQFSNAIIILRHETGTLIYKEDLGFKITQNAFYTIPNTEN
- a CDS encoding NHLP family bacteriocin export ABC transporter peptidase/permease/ATPase subunit yields the protein MENNTNLLIKKQPKRVKVPTVLQMESVECGAAALSIILGHFGKFVPLEKLRIACGVSRDGLKATNIIKAAKEFGLEAKGYAKSIEKLMQLETPSIIFWNFNHFLVLEGFTKNRVYLSDPAQGRYYVNHKEFDDSYTGVVLTFCPSKEFEKGNDKKGLIASLISRITNSKLSIIYIVIASLFLVIPGLVIPSFLKIFIDKYLINHFSGFVMPLLLIMGALLIVNACLVYLQQYFLLKLETKLALVTSSKFLWHVFHLPIAFFTQRYSGEIGNRVSLNDKVAKLLSGDLANAALNVIVVFFYAILMFSYDVTLTVIGVFMATLNVAAIRYVSTARKDGSRRLSNETGKLLGTTTSGISMIETLKSSGRENDFFTNWIGYLAKVMNAQQEFGWLTIRLNILPNLISSLTNTLILGIGALRIMEGEMTLGALVAFTYLMNNFITPVNQLVSVASMLHETESDMARIDDVMNYEIDKQFIDKEDENIQKANSEFINNKLIGYFEMKNVTFGYSRTMPALIENFNLKLRPGSRVALVGGSGSGKSTVARIASGLYDPWEGDILFDNKNRRDIPRHIITESLAVIDQEVLVFNGTIKENISFWDTMIPQKNIINSARDADIHDVIAARNDGYDSEVLEGGSNFSGGQRQRIEIARALVCDPTILIMDEATSALDSATEKIVMDNIKKRGCTCLIVAHRLSTIMDCDEIIVMEFGKIVERGSHKELLKLNGVYAKLIEIK
- a CDS encoding NHLP bacteriocin system secretion protein: MSAPFFRKSALEKLSTPEKLDQLIKVTGTKAWIALITIAVAIFTALIWSFMGTVKTKLDVVGVVLGGDVHEVVATAQGQLVELKAAIGNKVKKGDIIATIRQPELFQQIEDAKVILSDRKFEMEKLLSYGNQGAQLQGKIIIQSRISVTGEIESEKKKIVFLNNQLESENVLLEKSLITKSQVANTKQQIEASKNTIERLKGQIAETSRQQNDLIFDIQQKVTLQRQRIAEAERNLQFLTEKYDNQRNVKSPYDGEVVEVLTDAGIVVSAGSPLFKLKNTFNTKQSQLRGILYIPSKDGKKIKKGMEALIVPSTVQPEEYGFIKGKVTYVSDFPITQQGMLTSVKNDQLTKQLLVGGPLFEVYVDFEKDPVSYSGYKWTSAKGPDIFLKEGTSCLGKITIKREPPVTLVVPAFKKFFDLY